A window of the Malaclemys terrapin pileata isolate rMalTer1 chromosome 6, rMalTer1.hap1, whole genome shotgun sequence genome harbors these coding sequences:
- the DCTN3 gene encoding dynactin subunit 3 isoform X2: protein MAALGGLQDRVEALERRVFGAGEARGPRKAADGLVKVQVALGNIASKRERIKILYKKIEDLIKYLDPQYIDRMAVPDAMKLQFILAEEQFILSQVALLEQVNNLQPFLDSAHIKAAPDHAAKLQRLAQIHIQQQ from the exons atggcggcgctcggggggctgCAGGACCGGGTGGAGGCGCTGGAGCGCCGGGTGTTCGGGGCCGGGGAGGCCCGCGGGCCGCGCAAG GCAGCAGATGGCTTGGTGAAAGTTCAAGTGGCTTTGGGGAACATTGCAAGCAAAAGAGAGAGGATTAAAATTTTGTATAAGAAAA TTGAAGATTTAATAAAATATCTGGATCCTCAGTACATTGATCGAATGGCTGTTCCCGATGCCATGAAACTGCAGTTCATCTTAGCAG AGGAGCAGTTTATTCTTTCCCAAGTCGCCCTTCTGGAACAGGTGAACAACCTCCAGCCGTTCTTGGACAGTGCACACATCAAAG CTGCTCCTGACCATGCTGCCAAACTGCAGCGACTTGCTCAAATCCACATCCAGCAGCAG taa